The following DNA comes from Fusarium fujikuroi IMI 58289 draft genome, chromosome FFUJ_chr03.
ATTGAAATTTGAAGTCCATAATTGCGGTACCAAGTCTGACAGAACTGAGTGATCTAAGTCGAGGGCACAGCAAAATTTACAACAGGCTACTGGACAATCTTAATGAACATATGTCTATGCCTTGACTCTGTTATCTGAGAGGATATCTAACCAACCACGACACCAGGTGATCGTCACACATATCACATCCATTGCCGATTTTGAACTTTTTAGTTTTATCCATTTAGTCCTCGTCCCAGTTCTGTGGCATTTGGTCAGTCCAAGCTTCTGATAGGAAGGGGGAAGGGAACGTACAGGGTTGGGTCCAGGGGGCTTGGGTCCTCCAGCTTGTCGTGCCACGATGATCTGGTCAACAGACAAAACGGTGCGGGCGGCTTCCGTAGCAAGTTTGATGGCCCACTGCTTGGAGATGAGAAGATCCAGAATACCTTCATCCTTGGCATCGATAGTACCAGTGTTATCATCGTTCTGTGGCATGGGTTAGAAATAGAATCATCATAGATAGATCAAAACGGACCTCAATATCAACGCCAATGTCCCAAGCGTCACTGTTTGCGTGGGCAGCGTAAAGTCGGCTGAGAACCTCGGTGGCGTCAAGTCCGGCGCTCTCAGCAATGGTGCGAGGAACAACCTCAAAAGCCTCACCATACTTCTTGATCGCGTACTGGCTAAGTCCGGGAGTCTTCTCACCGTGAGCTTGTATCCTTTCAACCAGCTCGACTTCTGTAGCACCGGCACCAGGAACCAACCGCGGATCGCGGGTAATGGCTTTGACGACgttgacaccatcatcgacgGCGCGctcaatatcatcaagatGGTTCTGGGTTGCTCCTCGAAGCACAAGGGTGGCGGTTCGAGTGACCTCATCCTCCTGGCGGAAGACTGTAACTCGGTCTCCACCAATTTCGAGggtctcaacaacatcgatgCTTCCCATCTCGTCGGGCATAGGAGCCCCTAGCCTCGCCAAGGGGGTGGCACCGACAACACGGCAGACTCTTCGAAGTTCGAACTTGCTGAGAATTCGGATGCACAAAATTCCAAATCGGTTCAGGTAGTGCATCGCCAAATCGCCGACACGCTCACCACAAACAACAACTCGGAGGCCAGAGTCGTAAAGTTCCTTGATGGAAGTCTCGAGTTGAGACTCCTCACCCTTTGTGAAATCCATCATCTCTTTGGCGTTGTGCAGGAGAACAGTACCCTTGGTCTCGGTTTGACCGGCGTCAATAGGACAGGTGAAGACACCAACCTTGGCGCGGCTGGCCTTTTTGACCGAACCATCAGGCTCCTTAGGGAAGACCATGCCCTTAACAACCCTGCTCTGCTCCAGGCTTCCACCCATGATCTTGACCACGCGGATATTGTCGACATTAAAGTTAGCGGGGTTCTTGGGAAGAACATTGAGAACAGCCTCGGCAACAAGATCGGCAAGGAATGCCTCGTTTCCGTTTTGCTTGCTGGCAATAACCGTGCTGATGGCCTTGCTCAGCTCTTCCTGATCTCGCATATCCTCCACTTTGTCAAcagcaagctcttcaaggGTCTCAAGAGCAAATTTCTGGGCCTTCTCATagccgatgacgatgtcTGATGTCTTGAGGCCCATGCGCAGCAGATCCTCTGCCTTTCGAAGGAGCTCGCCAGCGAGGACAATGACAAGGTTGGTAGCATCGCCCATCTcggcttcttgttgctgacTAGCCATGACGAGGAGTTTGGCAGCGGGGTGGACAACGTCGAGTTCGCGTAGGATGGTCGCAGCGTCAGAGGTAAGAATCATTTTTTGCAAATGGTTGATGACAATCTTGTTGCGGCCATAGGGGCCAAGCGAGGTCTGAACAGTGGATGCAATGGCTCTGCAGGCGTCGATATTGCGAAGTACAGCACCATCTTCGGAGTCGTAGCTATTGAGAAAGAGATAGATTTATTAGTCGAATTCATAAAAAGTTCATTTACTGATTGATGTGATCATGAAAGTGGCACTTTGTAAGGAGGCAAGTAAAGAGGCGGGGAGCTACCAACACAAGGAGGGGAGCAACTCACTTGTTATAACCTTGCTTGAACAAGCCCGCGTTGGGGGCGTTGGGGATATTGAGCGACATCTTCGACGGCCACAGCGCTCAGGAGGCGATGTTCTTGGTTGTGGCTGTATAAGATATGTCGTCAACTATGTGTTTGGTTTGAAAGTCGAGGTGATACCTGTTGATGGATAGATTTCGCCTGCTAGCTTCACAGTGTCCCACCACCCAAGTCTGAAAAACTTCCACGGGGTGATTTAGTGGGTAGTGGGTACGTACCCGACTGCCTGCACTCAGAGCTCGTTCCTACCAGCGCGGCGCTCTACCTCTACCTTACAATGATGAGTACAGTTGATTGCGAATGAGTGGCTGCTAAGCTTATGGAGTTTCGAAGGCAAATAAGAATCACTTATGCTCTTATACTTGAGAATCCCTGATCAGCAACTTTACCTCAGGTAGTGAAAACCTAACCTAGCAGCCTAGGTGCCTTACATATAAGCATTCTTGCTGATAACAGCCTCAATTTGAGGGGCAGATTCAAGGGTCTAGCTGTCCAATCAGTCATAATCTCCGCCACACCCCCTGAAGGAGTCGTCAGCCTTGCATGCCGTTGTGGCTAACGAGCACGCCCGCGAAGCTTTGGTGACGGGAACGAACTGACACCGTCCAAGTTTGCGACTCGTGATGGCTGATTGACACACTCACTTTTTAACACCTTTTCACACTGATACCCACGACCAGCgccatacctaggtactaacgCCAGATCCTCTCGCCTTGGTTAcgaagcttcttctttttcttgttgCCTGATCGATTCCAGCGTTCATCAAATACAGATTCATGTGGACACCACCTGCCAGTGACTCTGAATAGGTAGTGAGCTTAACAACCTGACTTACCTAGCGAATCGTCACGCGTCAAGCAATCACTCCTGAACTCACAGCGAACTTCGACAGCCGACGTCGCAATTATCTTTCCTCGTCTCAAATCGAATCTTTTCCAGaaacatacatacataccaATTGTAGAGGCAATATTATAGTTGTGATTCATAGCTGCCTAGGTAGTAGCTAGCCAACCATGCCCGGTAAGTCATTCGCCCATGACAGAATCGCTCACTGTCAACGATCGCTCCTGGTGGGTTTTGTTGGTTGCTCCAACCCTCAAACTCACGGCTCAAGTTAAGGCCAAGGCACATCCCTTACACCATCTACCACACGACCCTCATTTGCCCTGCGCTTCACAACCACACTCTTCTCCTTCGCTGCGCGTTCCTGTATTGTTTTCACGGCTCTCGCATCATCACCTCGCCTCCACATCAAACGCCCAGAATGACCATAACACTCAAGCGCAAAGCATCAGAAGCTGACCTCCCTCCTCGCACACCAGCGATTCCTTCTACACTCCCTCCTTCCGTGGAGGAGGCCTATCGTCGAAAATGTGTTCAGCTGAAGAACCGCACcaatgaa
Coding sequences within:
- a CDS encoding probable CCT8-component of chaperonin-containing T-complex, with product MSLNIPNAPNAGLFKQGYNNYDSEDGAVLRNIDACRAIASTVQTSLGPYGRNKIVINHLQKMILTSDAATILRELDVVHPAAKLLVMASQQQEAEMGDATNLVIVLAGELLRKAEDLLRMGLKTSDIVIGYEKAQKFALETLEELAVDKVEDMRDQEELSKAISTVIASKQNGNEAFLADLVAEAVLNVLPKNPANFNVDNIRVVKIMGGSLEQSRVVKGMVFPKEPDGSVKKASRAKVGVFTCPIDAGQTETKGTVLLHNAKEMMDFTKGEESQLETSIKELYDSGLRVVVCGERVGDLAMHYLNRFGILCIRILSKFELRRVCRVVGATPLARLGAPMPDEMGSIDVVETLEIGGDRVTVFRQEDEVTRTATLVLRGATQNHLDDIERAVDDGVNVVKAITRDPRLVPGAGATEVELVERIQAHGEKTPGLSQYAIKKYGEAFEVVPRTIAESAGLDATEVLSRLYAAHANSDAWDIGVDIENDDNTGTIDAKDEGILDLLISKQWAIKLATEAARTVLSVDQIIVARQAGGPKPPGPNPNWDED